The genomic segment TCAAAGGTGTGTGGGGGGCCGTGGCAGGAGGCTCGTGCACACCTTAatctgtcaaatgcaatgtaatgtaatgtgtgttggtatgtgtctgtatgtacacatgtgtgtgtgtgtgtttttttgcgttGCAGAGGTCGCCGGCGTGTGGGTGGCGGCGGCAGGCGGCTCGTGGACACCTTCGTGGTGCACCTGGCGGGGGCTGACCTGCTCTTCGTGGCCATGCTCCCCCTATGGGGCGCCGCGGCGCTGGGCGGCGGGCGATGGGTGTTGGAGGGCTGGTGGGGGTACGCGCTGTGCCGGCTCAGTTCCTACGTGCTGGCCCTGAACCGCGTGTCGAGCGTGGCCTTGCTGACCTGCATGAGTGCGGAGCGCTACCTGGCCGTGGTGCGCAGGCTGGATTCCGGAATGCTGCGGAGCGGGCGGTGCGTCAGGGTCACCTGCGGAATCCTGTGGACCACCGCGGCACTGGTGGCAGCACCTGCACTGAAGTTCAggtactttactaatgctttacaTTGCTGCTGTTCAGGTATACAAGTAGGCCATTACCTTACGAGCCATACACTGTTATACTTAAGTTCATGTACACAAATACGCCCAATATTGGCATTTAAAATTGACAGAGTACGTAGGGGTATTCATCTTGTCATTAGGGGTAATAGTCTACCATTGGGGCTAATAACCCTAATCCTAAATAtgattaagtattgtaaatattaCTAAATAATGTAATTGCTAAATAATGCTAATGTTCCTAGGTAGTGTAAATATTACTAAATAGTGTTAATATTACTCCTCAGACACCTCGATGACCTGGGCGTCTGCTCCGACCCTGAAGACTCAGACCTGTTTCAGGTAATATAATATTTTTTATATAATCTGATGAATGATAAAATTCTttcttggaagtgtgtgtgtgtgtgtgtgtgtgtgtgtgtgtgtgtgtgtgtgtgtgtgtgtgtgtgtgtgtgtgtgtgtgtgtgtgtgtgtgtgtgtgtgtgtgtgtgtgtgtgtgtgtgtgtgtgtgtgtttcagtggtaCACGCTGGCCCTGCTGGTGTTTGCGTTCAtgctgcttgtggtgtgtgttcactatataccatatgtgtgtgtgttgatgtatatatatatataatgtgtgtgttccagtggtACGCGCTGGCCTTGCTGGTGTTTTTCTTCGTGCTGCCTGTGGGTGTCATGGTGCTGTGTTATGGCGCCATCTTGAGGCACCTCCAACGCCACTGCGGCccgcacaccctcacacacaacaACGCCAGCATGcacgcgcgccgcacacacaccctcaagatGGTCGTCGCCATCCTCGCTGCCTTCATCGCCTCCTGGTTGCCCTTCGCCGTTTGCCGCGGCACCCTCTCATTGGCCCATCTGGCTAGGGCAGAGCTGGAGGCGGAGACAGAGGAGGGGCTTAAGAGAGCGCTGCTGATCTCTTCCTGTCTGGCGTTCGTTAACAGGTACTTTAGTCCTGCTAGCAAATATTTTATCAATTCGTAAACATTCACGAAAACATTAAATTTgggaattcattatgactgggaaaaattgttcttttcatacacaaaaaggtggatcctctccatatccattccagaaatagactttttttgctgcaaaacctattgtactttggtcatactagcaaatattagttcattacttattacgtaaatattcatgaaaagatcaaatatggaAATAGACaagacattttcaatgagcagcatagctgcaatacctactctggccaccatcctacacactgcacctttagtAAGATGTCTGGTGTTCGTCAACAGCTGTGCCAATCCAATCATCTACCTGCTCCTGGACCGCACCTTCCGCCGTCGGACGAAGCTATTGGCCAAGGCCTGCCTGGGAGGCCGCCCACTGCCGCACGATTCGCTGACCAGCCAGACCAGTCAGACGCAGGACAGTCTTGCCTCCTCCACGGTTACTGTGGCAACCAGGAGCACAAAGCTTCCCTTCCCAAAGTAAAGGTCCCCTTCAAACTCTGCAATTTGCATAAAAGTGCAGCATTAGCTAACAGGATCACTGTGACATCTGTATGCTGTGATACCTGTTTGATATAACGTGATAACTGTGTTGTCAGTGGCAACTGTGTTGGCTTTGGCTGGGGccaagacaaagtaatctgaaagcccacaATCTACAAACTAATGAGGACCcatgtctttcagatgactttgtcccaggcccagccaaagctgtcagaagcCCTGACGATGTGATGGCTGTAtgatatgtaatgtaataactgtGATACCTGTACAATGTGATACCTGTAAaatatgcagaggtgtcaaaaggaaAAATTATAGTTAAAAAGAATGTTTTCTTCCAACTCAGGTAACTGATCTGAGTaagcagtagacctgtgtacctgtgaatggttggatcaagtttgtggtgggtccttctcaggtttttagtgtttttcactaataacacagtctatctctctcattaggtaggctaacagctatgtaatatttaGACCATaaatctacttttacttttacttttgacacctctgtgatACTACCTGTAAGATGTGATACCATGATGTCTGTTACACCTTTAAAGGTGCAATATGTCatgtttttagtagtttgtttccaaaattcatgctgcccaaatatgacctttttcacaaattcttacaatcaaattctaagtatgtgTCATGACTCAGcccttttcttacttgaaaaggtggatcttctccatgtctaccattttgaatttccagatatagccattttaagctgcaaaacttattATACTTTTGTCACACCAGCAACTATTATTTTATTGATTAATATtgacgaaaagatcaaatttgggaataggaaGCAGAGTTGCAATGAGCAACATAATTGCAATAACTACTCTGGTCacaatcctacatagtgcacatTTAGTGTAAGATGTGAGGTCTGAGGCTGTAATGTCTTTACAGTAAGATGTGAAAACATTCTGGTGTGATTCTGGCAACATGTGCGACTATCTCTGTCTTTTCGCATGAGGGGTGTGCTAACTGTTTCACCTGTGGTATGTGATAGCTGTGTGATAGAATGTGCATGACTGCTGGATGTGATAGCTGTAAGATGTGATACCTTATTTGTCTAgggaccagccaaagctgtcgacAGCCCTGCACCTGTCATATTTGATAGCTGTGTGTGATAGAACCTCCACAGTATATGCCACTGTGGGGCGTGATGCATCAGAAGGGTGATTTGTTATTTCCACAAAGTTCCATTGTTCTGACCTGTCAATAACCCAACCGCTTCCCACTGACAAGCCGGATTTCTTTTATTGTAGGACAAATTCTGAAGTTAACATTTAAACACAAGCCATTACAAATACTTGGTTTGATAACATTAATATGTAATCATGAATAATTGACAGCAATAATTTCCTGCAAATGCATTAATTTTTTTGCAAATGCATTAATTTTCCATTGGATGTCACATTGAGTAGCAAGTGGAGAACCCGATGGCACCCTGTGAACTACTCAAACTATTCACTAAAGCATTAAATAATCTAGCTCTAAACATATTAGGAACTTGTTAGATTAGATAGCATTAAGCAAAACAGATGAACAGAACATTGTTGGATTATTGAGAGGTGAGAACACAAAAGCTTTGGGGAAACGTGCTGTCCCTGTCAGAAGTGAGAGTGATGGGCTGCTTGTGGATGTAGCGtgggcatgtgcacatgtgttcatGGTGTGGCCGAGCTGTGGTGAATTGTTATCCCTGTACGATATGGCTGCTAACTATTTGCTGTAAAATATGATATAGCATGCATTCACTGTAAATATGTGCGATATGAGGGGTTATAAGTGTGCAATGAAAGATGGACTAGCTAATGTAGGCTACTGGTATACTCCAAAGCTTTAATAAATAATTTCAATGCTGCTAGAtgtttatgttattgtttttATACTGGACCATcagactactgtactgtaattgTTAATCTGACCAATCAAACTATTACTACATGTGTAGCATTATTAGTATTGTGTTTTCCCCTATTTAAGCCCAAGGCGcctgcaaaaaaacacctgctgaatgcctgagccctatTTGAGAAAAGGGGCTCTCAGCCTATGaagacctaaatatctcagcctctgaagcacataaaacatgaaataaattgcatttgtAAGTTGCGAGGACCTTAattttgcattggaatgtgttcttTCACAGGGCTAACATGCCCAcacttttaataaaaaaaaactccaatTCCGATAGCCTGAATACAGCATGTATGCCGCTCCAGACGCCTATGTCAATGCAGCGtctatgcagcatcaggcttaaagaagaaatgaaacaaatattaattgttggaattttacagtttgtgctgcatattacaaaagtttcaagctttgtgattaaaacaagatattgtgtgtgtaataatttatccgggaagtcatgttaaaacgtgctcaaaatgagccatattttgtccagtagtgcgaatttattgtcttatgcgtgacgtcataaggttgacacagtccaactccgaacccacaaagttatagtagtcaatggcggcgtctatggcGAGTAAATCAAAGCAGCTGATtgcaatttcgctaggtttcaacatgtcaaagacagcgcagcagccaaagcatcgtccctccccccccttgtcacgttgccataaacaaaaaaataagttagatgccgcgctggttgatcgGTAAGTTGTCAgcataataattgagataacgccattgtttaatacgattttaaagctggctttcgaattgccacttcggtttcaacctgtcaaagacagcgcggaatgtAATATCcatgatctgagaaaccggcagctggcaccctaacatgctcccatattttccagtttaccacaacacatacagcctacactattgtgtcatatgattgataatatcttaataataatcagcgtatagcctacgtgtagcctagtagtagcgcggtgctgttttgtgcccgtcgatcctgtgccgaatatggcatatctttccaacccatatggcatatggtggtgcatcatcaCAGAAAAGTCTACTAGGCTTATTTGTGGggcttatattcaacgtgagttttttcacataatgttagaggtgtgttctttcgacatgtcgatgtttgtatcttaatgttggttcctttatgagatatgggtccttcaaatgtatgatatttccgcagccagccatactcgcaaaaagagggtgtTAACCTAATGACGTCActgccctgtaaatattgtcgcaccaaaggcacggttttaagttgccgtttcaacaagttatgcccggaaaaattatttaaagtcggattgatgttttagaaataggcacaatatttaatgtgaataatagctgaatattcgtttcatttcttctttaaatgGGTTAAACTGGAGCTTCAAACTAATATCAAGCTAGTAGGGGTTCCCCACTGTCCTGCCCTgatacactgagagagagagtgagataaagagagagagagacatgtcaaAATAGAGATATCAGTCTACTTAGACATCTGAtgtagatatactgtacatgtctgcacacacagactagaaagaggggggaagagagagagagggtgagtaaaagagagagagtgagggtgagtaaaagagagagggaaaagagggggCGGACATCTGATGAACTGCTAAACTGTATCAGTTAAAGAATCTTTTACGGGAGCTGACtatgacagtggtgtgtgtgtgcgtgtgtgcgtgcatgcgtgcgtgcgtgtgtgtgtgtgtgtgtgtgtgtgtctgactatgACATGAAACAGGGAAATTTCACCAGATATGTGAAATGTACCATCAAAGTAGAATTCTCACGGTAGCGACcgttgagtgtctgtgtgtctgtgtgtgttgtgaaagtCTGAGAGTTCAAATGGTTAGTGAAACCCAAAGTGGAGCGATGATATTAATCATTCTTCCCCTCCATATCTCTTCCCctatcctctcttttcctcttctctcctctcctcccctctcctttcctctcccctccttcccttctctctctcgtcttctttcactctttctcttgtCCTCTTTCACTTTGTCCCATCTTTCTATCTTTGTCTATCTTCataacctctcttctcctccctgttctcatatttcactctttctttctttctttctttctttctttctttctttctttctttctttctttctttctttcttcatccgtccctcacacacacacacacacatgcacacacacgcacacacacacacacacacacacacacacacacacacacacacacacacacacacacacacacacacacacacacacacacacacacacacgcacatacactcagacaTGGTAGACATGAAAggttgtcttgtcttctctttcaCCTCTCACACGCAACGATGCCAGacaagctggcacacacacacacacacacacacacacacacacacacacacacacacacacacacactggaaagagagggtacagtatgtgtgtgcgtgtgtgtgtgtgtgtgtgtatgtgtgtgtgtgagagagagaggggggggggaagcttgagagagaacagaaaaggCTCGTAAGGCTCAAAGCTatcaaacaaaacatacaaaattcaaatCCCAATTAAAATCTGGTGTAAAATATTTGGCAGTGTCACAATGCCTATTGCATTACTGTATATCGATGTGAAGTATATCGATGTGGCCCTCTCAGTAAGCAGTAGACTgtacactagatgggacaagcatcccaTAGAATCCCTGCATGCATAATTCCTCAGAAATACAAGCAAACTAAATTGTGCAGATTCCCATTGGCAATAAATAAACCAAAAAATCCATAAAGTTCTGGACACATCTAAAATTCAGTGCAGAAAATACGATAAAGTCCCAAGTGTTTAATAGGTGGAAATGGCTatgtaattagagtggcatggcctCTTTTTACATATGTAATgttgtaggcctaattgtaacGTTCTTAATGTTCTTTATACCGTAATATTCCGTCACCCATTTGTATGTTaactgtaagctttggcaacattAATAAGAACAGGTATACCAATAAAGCAtacttgaatttgaatttgaattgagagaggagaggagaggagtgatttTGTATGAAGATTTCCCTTTTGACATCATTAATCTTCTTGCCTAGCAGAcagtcacagcacacacacacacacacacacacacacacacacacacacacacacacacacacacacacacacacacacacacacacacacacacacacacacacaccaccgcaatAATGCTTGAGCAACGTGTCAAGCTCGTTGTATGACTGTATGTtttgaccagagagagagagagagagagagaatcagatatGGCTTCGTTGTGACAAAATGGTGTTTTTCACCCTCAGGAAAcagaccattccatcattggcgctgaatgcAGCGGCGTTTACGTgcaaaagccgagtttcaacTAACGGCAAGAATTGAACCCGGCGCGGCCACATAttacgcagcgcacctgcccactggACCACTTTCACCTTCCGCCACAtggtagaaattgttcaaattcATATTATTATCAAGACAATAAACGTAGGCTGCTCCGCTTTGGTCTCGTAAAATGCTGGCAGGAATATGCGGAACAGTCCGGTTGCCAAATTGTTTCCTACAGGATGAAATTCTTTGTAACACTGATTTATTTAGCCCaatgttaaacctgggagctaccaggttcgacttggagcataaattaccgcgGACCGTCgcctcagctgagtttcaggttagccaGACTGATAGAACGGATCTGTGTCTAAAATAAAGCACAGTTTAACGACTtgaactcggatttggggttaacgTCGTTGATGGAATAGTCCCCAGGAACCTGATATATAAGTAAACACAATCCAAACTAGGTACAGGTGGGGCACAATGAGGGGCGGGGCAGACACTTGACTGGAAAGCTAGGAAGAAAATGACAGCACATGGGAAACAAACACAAGGAACCAAAACCAGGAAGTGGCAACATGTGGAGTTAACCAAGGTACGTGGGCAATGCaaacaggacaaaaaaaacacacaaaacatacaaaaagtTGGGTTAGTAGGCCTGTATCCTGACAGCAACAAACAAAGCAATTGTTTTGTTCCTCTTCTTGAAATGCCCACATTTTTTATCATCAGTTTTGTTTTTGGTAAAGTGCAGAAAGCGCATGACAGTGCAGATCCTGACACAAATGGTTAGAGAAACCCAAAGTGGAGCCGCAGTTTAtcaccttttctcctctcctctctttctttctctcctcttctctcctctcctttccttctttatctcctctcttactctttccttctctctcttcctatttcattctttcttctctcactttgttttctttctatttttttctatcttcatgggctctcttctcctctgttctcatatttctttctttctttctttctttctttctttctttctttctttctttctttctttctttctttctttctttctttctttctttctttcttcattcggTCTGTCTTCATccagtcctcacacacacacacacacacacacacacacacacacacacacacacacacacacacacacacacacacacacacacacacacacacacacacacacacacacacacacacacacacacacacacacacagacatggcagaCATGAAAGGTTGTCTAGTCTTCTTTGACTCAGTCACCTCTCACACCCAATGATGCCAGacaagctggcacacacacacacacacacacacacacacacacacacacacacacacacacacacacacacacacacacgtctgatgtGACTGGAAAGAGacggtatgtgtgtgaaggagtgtgtgtgtgtgtgtgtgtgtgtgtgtgtgtgtgtgtgtgtgtgtgtgtgtgtgtgtgtgtgtgtgtgtgtgtgtgtgacagagagagaaagagagagagaggagaggagtctttTTTTTGTCAACATTTCCCTTTTGACATCATTAACCTGCTTGCCTAGCAGACTGTcacaacacatgcatacacacacacacacacacacacacacacacacacacacacacacacccatcatcggcgatcactcgaaacgagtatgaTTGTCCTCCTGACGTTGGGTCTGGTCATTTGTGGGTCGTCAGATGACGGTTGAGGCCGATCCTTGATCCACAGTCTCTATTGCAGTGGGGGCATATGTAGATTGTTGTCCTGGAGATAGTTGTTTGGATGTGAGGATTCATTTTGGCAGTGGTTCTCTCCTtcctcaattgcctttttgtttctGCAGCATGGTGGAGGTCCTCTTCTAGTTGTGCTGTACCCTCATGAACCAaccttctccactcatctctttggAGGGCCGCCTCCTCCCAGTTATTGACATTGAAGCTACACTTTCTGAGATGTACTTTTATCATGTCTTTGTACCGCTTCTTCTGCCCTCCTTGGGTACGCTTTCCTTCCTTTAGTTGGCCATACAAAATTCGTTTTGGAAGGCGGTTGTCTGACATGCGTATCACATGACCTGTCCATCGTAGCTGGTGCTTAGCAATAGTTGAGGTGATGCTTGGGATGTTGGCTTCTTGTAGGACACTGATATTGGTGCGTCTATCTTCCCAGCTGATCCTAAGGATCTTACGTAGGCATCGCTGGTGATATTGCTCAAGGGCTTTCAGATGTCTACTGTAAGTAGTCCAACTGTCAGCTCCGTAGAGCAGGGTGGGAAGAATAACGGCTCGATAGACCATGAGTTTTGTTTTAGTCAGGATATCACGGTTTTCAAATACCCTGTCCCTCAGCCTAGCAAAAGCTGCGCTGGCACACCCAATTCGGTGGTGGATTTCTGCATCAATGTCAGATCTTGTGGATAGAAGACTACCCAGATACATGAATTGGTCCACATTTTCCAGGGTGTTGTTGGCCACATGGATGGTTGGAACGTTTGGGGATGTGCCAGGAGCTGGTTGGTACAGAATCTGAGTCTTCTTGATGTTAATATCAAGTCCCAGGAGTTGGTAGGCTCTGGAAAAGGCGTCCATGATGCTCTGGAGTTCTTCTTCAGACAGAGCCACAAGGGCATTATCATCAGCATATTGGAGTTCCATGATGGAGGATGTGAGCACCTTGGTCTTTGCCCTGAACCTGTTGATGTTAAAGAGCCCACCGTCTGTCCTGTATACGAACTTTAGACCCTCAGGTAGACTttgactttcacacacacacacacacacacacacacacacacacacacgcacacacacgcacacacacgcacacacacacacatgcgtgcacgtgcgcacgcagacggacacacacacacacacacacacacacacacacacacacacacacacacacacacacacacatttgcgaaggcacccacacaaacacgcgcatgcatacacacacacagtaggcacatactgtatgcacacacacacgcacagacgcatgcacgcactcacaactATGCCAAGCCATAATGCTTGAGCAATGTGTCAAGTTGTTTGTTTGACGttttcaccagagagagagagagagagagagaaagagagagagagagagagagagagagagagagagagagagagagagagagagagaaagagagagagagaaagagagagagagagaatgtttctgTAATGTGTGATGTTTAGCCCACCAGATGTGGCTTGGTTGTGACAAAATGGTGTTTCACTCTCCTCACTCTTAGTGAGTCACAGTCAAATAgagtttctgttctgttctgtgttgGCGGTGGGAAAATAGTGTTTCTTTGAAAGATCTCGTATGGTGGCAAATGTGTCTAACTCACTGGTGCTTCCGTATGATTTATTCagttttgtataggcctatactaattgctatttatttttttgttattaaaagtagtaggcctatttatttaaatTTTATGTTGTACAGTCTAAATTGAATAGGTAAAAAGTAATTGTAAATAGGCTATGACTAATTTTGAAATGGACTATGTTTTAAATGCACATTTTAAACTGAATAGGCTTATGTAAAATATTCATTTTACCTATGATGTACTTTACATTGTAatatttttaagttttatttattttacataattATGTGTCACTGTTTCCTATTATATTTtgaaatatataaatacatatatacataaacttgttttaatgacaaaatgctgaagTAGCCTACCAGCCAATTTTTTTAATCAATCATGAATCTTGGGCATAACTGCAAGTTAGATGTTCTTGTGTTTGGAAGCCTTAGTCATATCCATGAACTGGTCATGCGAGGACAGCAACTGCTtggattatgcaaaaagagtgTGAATAGACTGCTGACAAATACTGTTCAATTTCTACCGTAATTGGAAGCCTGACCATTTGGAGACGAATATGTCACATCTATCAGAGACTACTGAACGTATTATTTGTACATCATCAATCTTGCCAATCTACAGGATTTTTCCAataatgtttggatctgtaatccttccctgtgtgacaaTCCAAATAAAAATACTAAACTGTCTCtcttagtagagcggctacaggaaaaatcgtgcaaattatgatacaagcgtgaaattcggcaagtatgtgctcaagacccatacgatcaaatctacccgattggccacttgaaatggcggccattttccaagatggctgccaaaaaagaccccagaaatggatttattgcatagaattgacctagaaatgtatgatacaagcatgaaattcaacatgtatgtgctcaagaacaatatgatcagatctacctgattggccacttgaaatggcggccattttccaagatggccgccaaaaaagacaccagaaattgatttattgcatgtatttgaccttgaaaattatgataAAAGTAcgaaattcaacatatatgtgctcaagactaatacgatcaaatctacctgattggccacttcaaatggcggccattttctaagatggccgccaaaaaggaccccagaaatagatttattgcatagaattgacctagaaaatgatgatacaggcatgaaattcaacatgtatgtgcttaagaccaatacggtcaaatctacctgattggccacttgaaatggtggccattttccaagatggccgccaaaagagaccccagaaagtgatttattgcataaaattgacctagaaaagtatgatacaagcatgaaattcaacatgtatgtgcttaagaccaatacgatcaaatctgtttgatttgccatttgcaatggtggccattttccaaaaaacggatttgttgcacagaattgagaaaggaaattatgatacaagcacaaccaagaaatgtggcagttatgtgcttaagaccaacacaatacattttaagtaattttccagtttaaatgacagcgattttccaagatggcc from the Engraulis encrasicolus isolate BLACKSEA-1 chromosome 14, IST_EnEncr_1.0, whole genome shotgun sequence genome contains:
- the gpr25 gene encoding probable G-protein coupled receptor 25 gives rise to the protein MVGAMTTRLATHPAESGKGSNSNRHQMPQQERMMEVSMANSTVTDYPDYSDYSYEYVTISDGGDDEDSILVAVPTLYFLLFLVGLGGNGLVLLVLGGCRGRRRVGGGGRRLVDTFVVHLAGADLLFVAMLPLWGAAALGGGRWVLEGWWGYALCRLSSYVLALNRVSSVALLTCMSAERYLAVVRRLDSGMLRSGRCVRVTCGILWTTAALVAAPALKFRHLDDLGVCSDPEDSDLFQWYALALLVFFFVLPVGVMVLCYGAILRHLQRHCGPHTLTHNNASMHARRTHTLKMVVAILAAFIASWLPFAVCRGTLSLAHLARAELEAETEEGLKRALLISSCLAFVNSCANPIIYLLLDRTFRRRTKLLAKACLGGRPLPHDSLTSQTSQTQDSLASSTVTVATRSTKLPFPK